A genomic window from Ruminiclostridium cellulolyticum H10 includes:
- a CDS encoding phage tail protein, whose product MADNFGLKIGIEGEKEFKNALRDINQSFKVLGSEMKLVSSEFDKNDKSVQAITARNEVLNKAIEAQKDKISTLEAALKNASESFGENDRRTQNWAIQLNNAKAQLNDMERELGDAADEADDLGEELEDTGNSADEAGSKFEKLGGVLKGIGVAMGTVAVAAGAAAIKLGKEVVAQFGELEQNLGGSEAVFGQYAASIQKTGEEAYKNLGVSQSEYLATANKMGALFQGSGIQQQRSLELTEKAMQRAADMASVMGIDMSSALEAVTGAAKGNFDMMDNLGVAMNATNIEAYALAKGLDFTWNTATQAEKAEVAMQMFFENTEQYAGNFARESTETVTGSLGLLQAALGSFTAGLGNADADMTNLTQNLVDAFQSVVANIVPVLENIVAALPTATGAILSAVGDLLPMLLGTVTELFSQVLEAILNLLPELIPATVEAVMTIVGALIDNLPLLINAAVELVTALVEGIGLALPQLIPATVLAVTQIVQGLTDNLPMILEAAFQLIMGLAQGLIAAIPQLIAALPAIITALVDFIIGAIPQIIDAGIQLLVSLVEALPEIIAAIVAAIPQIIDGLVTAILGSIPQIIDAGVNLLIALIQNLPIIITIVVAAIPKIITSLVNAIIGSIPQIIQAGIQLLVSLIKNLPTIIVEVVKAVPQIITALVKGFTGSIGQMAHVGGNLIKGLWQGISDAGAWLWGKISGFFGGVVDKIKNFFGIRSPSALFAGLGDNMAQGLGQGFEKTMAQVGEDMQNAIPTDFDTPGINLSSSVNGSVGTGGFGGSLITIQQMIVRSEDDIRRISQELYNLMETGSRAQGRFNPA is encoded by the coding sequence ATGGCTGATAATTTTGGCTTAAAGATTGGCATTGAGGGAGAAAAAGAATTTAAGAACGCCCTTCGTGATATCAATCAGTCCTTTAAGGTTCTAGGTAGTGAGATGAAACTCGTTTCCTCGGAATTTGATAAAAATGATAAAAGTGTTCAGGCGATAACCGCTCGAAACGAAGTTCTGAACAAGGCTATTGAGGCACAGAAGGATAAAATCTCTACGTTAGAAGCTGCTCTAAAAAATGCTTCTGAGAGCTTTGGCGAGAATGACAGGCGTACACAAAATTGGGCTATTCAGCTGAATAATGCAAAAGCCCAACTCAACGATATGGAACGAGAGCTAGGAGATGCAGCTGATGAAGCAGATGATCTTGGAGAGGAACTTGAGGATACAGGGAATAGTGCAGATGAGGCCGGTAGCAAGTTTGAGAAGCTAGGCGGTGTCCTTAAAGGCATCGGTGTGGCGATGGGTACAGTTGCTGTTGCAGCAGGAGCCGCTGCTATAAAGCTAGGCAAAGAGGTAGTTGCTCAGTTCGGAGAGTTAGAACAGAATCTCGGTGGCTCTGAGGCGGTATTCGGTCAATATGCCGCATCCATTCAAAAAACTGGTGAAGAGGCTTACAAAAATCTCGGTGTTTCCCAAAGTGAGTATCTTGCTACGGCAAACAAAATGGGCGCATTGTTCCAAGGCTCTGGTATACAGCAACAGAGAAGTCTTGAGCTAACTGAAAAGGCTATGCAACGAGCGGCGGATATGGCATCTGTTATGGGTATTGATATGTCCTCTGCACTGGAGGCGGTCACAGGTGCGGCAAAGGGTAACTTTGATATGATGGATAATCTGGGTGTTGCTATGAACGCTACCAATATCGAAGCCTACGCACTTGCAAAAGGGCTGGATTTCACTTGGAACACCGCAACACAAGCGGAAAAAGCTGAAGTAGCCATGCAGATGTTCTTTGAGAACACAGAGCAGTATGCAGGCAACTTTGCCCGTGAATCAACAGAAACCGTCACAGGTTCGCTGGGTCTACTCCAAGCCGCACTCGGCTCGTTTACAGCAGGACTTGGCAATGCCGATGCAGATATGACGAATTTGACACAGAATCTTGTAGATGCATTCCAATCGGTTGTTGCTAATATTGTCCCAGTTTTAGAGAATATTGTAGCCGCCTTACCTACGGCAACAGGTGCGATATTATCAGCGGTAGGCGACTTGCTTCCTATGCTTCTTGGCACTGTAACAGAACTGTTTTCTCAAGTACTGGAGGCAATTCTGAATCTTTTACCAGAACTTATTCCGGCTACTGTTGAAGCTGTAATGACGATTGTTGGGGCATTGATCGATAATCTTCCACTCCTGATTAATGCTGCAGTGGAACTGGTCACTGCACTTGTAGAAGGCATCGGTTTGGCTTTACCACAACTCATACCAGCAACGGTTCTTGCAGTAACACAGATTGTACAAGGATTAACTGACAACTTGCCAATGATACTGGAGGCAGCCTTTCAGCTTATTATGGGGCTTGCCCAAGGTCTAATTGCCGCTATTCCGCAGTTAATTGCCGCATTACCCGCCATCATTACCGCTTTAGTTGACTTTATCATTGGCGCCATTCCGCAGATTATCGATGCAGGTATACAGCTTTTGGTGTCACTAGTTGAAGCATTGCCGGAAATCATTGCAGCAATAGTTGCTGCAATCCCACAGATAATTGATGGTTTAGTTACGGCGATACTTGGCTCAATCCCCCAAATAATTGATGCCGGGGTGAATCTGTTGATTGCCTTAATTCAAAATTTACCAATCATCATTACTATTGTGGTGGCAGCGATACCTAAGATTATTACCTCGCTTGTCAATGCAATTATTGGCAGTATCCCGCAGATAATTCAGGCGGGTATACAACTTTTAGTATCACTGATTAAAAACCTACCTACTATTATCGTAGAGGTTGTCAAAGCTGTCCCACAGATAATCACAGCTTTAGTTAAGGGTTTTACGGGTTCAATTGGGCAGATGGCTCACGTTGGTGGCAATCTTATTAAGGGTCTATGGCAGGGAATCTCTGATGCGGGTGCATGGCTCTGGGGGAAAATATCCGGTTTCTTCGGTGGTGTGGTGGATAAAATCAAAAACTTCTTTGGCATTCGCTCACCTTCTGCACTTTTTGCAGGACTTGGTGACAATATGGCACAGGGGCTTGGGCAAGGCTTTGAGAAGACGATGGCGCAGGTTGGTGAGGATATGCAAAATGCTATCCCCACAGACTTTGACACACCAGGTATAAACCTTAGCAGTTCTGTCAATGGGTCAGTCGGTACTGGGGGTTTTGGTGGTTCGCTTATCACCATACAGCAGATGATAGTTCGATCCGAGGACGATATCCGCAGGATTTCACAGGAACTGTACAACTTGATGGAAACCGGCTCGAGGGCGCAAGGACGCTTCAATCCCGCTTAA
- a CDS encoding head fiber protein, whose amino-acid sequence MSYNAKNYTEQGGEKTVIGGVLEIKEGASVTGLPVLENQADSIATDVTGLVTDFNALLAKLKAAGLMESD is encoded by the coding sequence ATGAGTTATAACGCGAAGAATTATACTGAACAAGGCGGAGAAAAAACTGTTATCGGTGGTGTTTTAGAAATTAAAGAGGGGGCCTCGGTTACGGGACTTCCTGTTCTTGAAAATCAGGCAGACAGTATAGCCACCGATGTTACTGGTTTAGTTACGGACTTTAATGCTCTGCTTGCCAAACTAAAAGCGGCGGGGCTTATGGAGTCTGACTAA
- a CDS encoding phage tail spike protein: protein MAIKSILTSQSDFTGEFPVSENTLALWRFNESGPDSDVKLVDASGHGRHVAISGWSGTSASLPNGRYGRFFRQNIINPTSEKTYLIAKNDGTFFSNLGDKIAVGGWINPTTYSVGQTFIPLFNTRQGPGQPILYLSLYQGRPRMMLYNSSGSLILDQSETPSFNMVNGGWYFIAAIIEVNTKTSQFILCNRTDGTVWIAPKRTFTGTLNPSCTADIVIGMHANQYYYAGGFDDWFIEVNSQLTIEDLERHFKQSILANGGDTSGAVDAITEPGVVTLLKDTNNRYPEGGQLTTIAAECSLAGSGRVSVTSEYTAGVTSISSIETATSDDLQDWSAWQVVGSNGELVSPNRNFIRYRITLSTTDPLVTPKLLDITLHDIPKAPYEKLGFARPVVLDENGAWEAVLENAYDIIVTGEINGADTLEFKLPWNDSKRVHLDNEKQVQVAHDIYRIRTLTDEKGADGTGVLTTVYAEAAFYDLTFSAEKQPREFNADLPSAPMSYALEGTGWSLGVVDVTTKRTWQCQEKNALAILRMTQQIHGGDLVFDSRNRLVSLLRFSGSDSGALFAYKKNLTSIKRVVDTRSLVTRLYAYGKDGMTFATINGGKEYVDNYEYSNEVRVSTLDLSNFTNPYQMLEFTNMRLAEYSKPRVSYVLSAMDLSVLTGYEHERWSLGDIVTVDDRDLNLTIKTRVVRRQYNLQEPWKTVLELSSKLRELGDTSSGILADQLDQSNLIGQEIKDMVPFNHLRNSRADDGFAYWQNSGFEVDTEKGVTGTASFKAVGSATATKSMAQTVYPASRRNYTISAQIGSDNLQKGPDGQVGIEVVFEFEDGTTETRFIDLY from the coding sequence ATGGCAATTAAATCAATATTGACATCACAATCTGACTTTACGGGTGAGTTTCCTGTAAGTGAGAATACCCTTGCCCTTTGGCGATTCAATGAGTCTGGACCTGACTCCGATGTTAAACTTGTCGATGCGAGTGGTCACGGTCGGCACGTCGCTATATCGGGATGGTCTGGCACATCGGCAAGTCTCCCAAATGGTCGCTATGGACGATTTTTTCGTCAGAATATTATTAATCCGACATCAGAGAAAACTTACTTGATTGCAAAGAATGATGGTACATTTTTCTCCAATCTAGGCGATAAAATCGCAGTAGGTGGATGGATAAACCCAACTACCTACTCTGTGGGACAGACCTTTATTCCGCTGTTTAATACAAGACAAGGCCCGGGTCAACCTATTCTATACTTGTCCCTGTACCAGGGCAGACCTCGAATGATGTTATATAACTCTTCTGGTTCACTGATTCTCGACCAGAGTGAAACACCAAGTTTTAACATGGTTAATGGTGGGTGGTACTTTATTGCAGCAATTATTGAAGTGAATACCAAGACATCGCAGTTTATTCTTTGTAACCGAACAGACGGTACAGTCTGGATTGCGCCTAAACGGACATTCACGGGAACATTAAACCCATCTTGCACAGCCGATATTGTGATTGGAATGCATGCAAATCAGTATTATTATGCAGGTGGATTTGATGATTGGTTCATCGAAGTAAATTCACAGCTTACAATTGAGGATTTAGAACGACATTTCAAGCAGTCAATACTTGCCAACGGCGGTGATACCAGTGGTGCGGTTGATGCTATAACAGAACCTGGTGTGGTAACACTCCTCAAGGATACTAACAACAGATATCCTGAAGGTGGGCAGCTTACGACTATAGCTGCGGAATGTTCTCTTGCAGGTAGTGGTCGAGTGTCTGTAACTTCGGAATATACTGCAGGTGTGACTTCAATTTCTTCTATAGAAACTGCTACATCAGATGATTTGCAGGATTGGTCGGCGTGGCAGGTGGTAGGTTCCAACGGTGAACTAGTATCTCCAAACCGTAATTTTATTCGCTATAGAATTACACTTTCAACTACTGATCCCTTGGTTACCCCGAAACTATTGGATATCACACTTCACGACATACCGAAAGCTCCATATGAGAAACTGGGTTTTGCCAGGCCTGTCGTGCTGGACGAAAATGGTGCATGGGAAGCGGTACTTGAAAATGCATATGACATCATCGTAACGGGAGAGATTAACGGCGCAGATACTTTGGAATTCAAACTCCCATGGAATGACAGCAAGCGTGTACATTTAGATAATGAAAAACAAGTTCAGGTGGCACATGACATTTATCGCATAAGGACGCTGACAGATGAAAAAGGAGCAGATGGAACGGGTGTTCTGACCACCGTATATGCGGAAGCAGCATTTTATGATTTGACCTTTTCAGCTGAAAAACAGCCGAGAGAATTTAATGCCGATTTACCATCTGCTCCGATGAGTTATGCGTTGGAAGGTACAGGATGGTCTCTTGGTGTAGTTGATGTCACTACCAAGCGGACATGGCAATGTCAAGAGAAGAATGCATTGGCCATACTCCGAATGACGCAACAGATTCACGGTGGGGACTTGGTATTTGATAGTCGAAACCGTCTTGTTAGTTTACTGAGATTTAGTGGTAGTGATAGCGGTGCATTATTTGCCTATAAGAAAAACCTTACAAGTATCAAGAGGGTTGTTGATACCCGCTCTCTGGTGACAAGGCTGTATGCCTATGGTAAAGATGGCATGACATTTGCCACTATCAATGGTGGCAAGGAGTATGTGGATAACTATGAATATTCCAATGAGGTACGGGTTTCAACACTCGATCTTTCGAATTTCACAAATCCTTATCAAATGCTTGAGTTTACGAATATGCGACTTGCAGAGTACTCAAAGCCTCGTGTTTCCTATGTGCTATCAGCGATGGATTTGTCTGTGCTGACAGGTTATGAGCATGAAAGGTGGTCACTTGGCGACATTGTGACGGTGGATGATAGAGATTTAAATCTTACTATCAAAACAAGGGTTGTTCGCAGACAATATAATCTTCAGGAGCCGTGGAAAACTGTACTTGAATTATCATCAAAACTTCGTGAACTTGGGGATACGTCCTCTGGCATCCTCGCTGATCAGCTTGACCAAAGCAACCTCATTGGGCAGGAAATCAAAGATATGGTGCCGTTCAACCACCTGCGTAATAGTAGAGCAGACGATGGCTTCGCTTACTGGCAGAATTCAGGTTTTGAGGTGGACACTGAAAAAGGTGTGACCGGTACAGCTTCCTTTAAAGCGGTAGGCTCTGCAACTGCTACAAAAAGTATGGCTCAAACAGTATATCCTGCATCCCGCCGTAACTACACCATATCAGCACAAATAGGCTCAGATAACCTCCAAAAAGGCCCAGATGGACAAGTGGGTATCGAAGTAGTGTTTGAGTTTGAGGACGGAACTACTGAAACGAGATTTATTGACCTATATTAA
- a CDS encoding distal tail protein Dit: MGFTFNGISSQSMNIKARLTNWQASPSLRNSFVTIPGKPGVADFGSDIAEKIITVHCNVYPQYKFSKLVSVMDSLADWLNPERGVQQLVLDDVPDRYFTARLSETVDCDRLILSAGAFDLKFVCPDPHAYALTDETYTITAEGENTVTRLKGNADSEPVYLIKGIIPSGTNTYVSIQTNNEEIRVIGPLYDGETLIIDTGKVTAKVVDTSGETLRNGLPLMQELNFPVLRKGNNTVTITPVGADFTELKIQAKSRWR, translated from the coding sequence ATGGGGTTCACATTTAACGGCATATCATCGCAATCAATGAATATCAAGGCTAGGCTGACAAACTGGCAAGCATCACCCTCATTGCGAAACTCCTTTGTAACGATACCTGGCAAGCCTGGTGTAGCTGACTTTGGTAGCGATATTGCAGAGAAAATAATCACAGTTCATTGCAATGTCTACCCACAATATAAATTTTCTAAACTGGTATCTGTTATGGATAGCCTTGCTGATTGGCTAAATCCTGAACGTGGGGTGCAACAACTTGTGTTGGACGATGTACCTGACCGTTATTTCACTGCCCGTCTGTCAGAAACTGTAGACTGTGACAGACTCATTCTTTCAGCCGGTGCATTTGATTTGAAATTTGTTTGCCCAGATCCCCATGCCTACGCTTTAACGGATGAAACCTATACCATAACAGCCGAGGGAGAAAATACCGTTACAAGGCTTAAAGGCAATGCCGACTCCGAACCTGTGTACTTGATAAAAGGAATAATTCCATCAGGAACAAACACATATGTTTCCATTCAGACTAACAATGAAGAAATTCGTGTTATTGGTCCTTTGTATGATGGTGAAACATTAATAATTGATACAGGAAAGGTCACAGCAAAGGTCGTTGATACTAGCGGCGAAACACTCCGTAACGGTCTACCGCTTATGCAAGAACTCAATTTCCCTGTACTTCGTAAGGGCAACAATACTGTGACGATTACTCCTGTAGGTGCGGATTTTACGGAGCTTAAAATACAAGCAAAAAGCCGATGGAGGTGA
- a CDS encoding phage head closure protein, translating into MSFGKMNTFIDIVSVENNKDSEGFGTTSDTIVASVRAYKEERHGNEKWANRAVFSEATALFCFRKIPDIHVTTKMVIVDSDGRYEITSVEDVKGRGMYIEVLAKKVVASNG; encoded by the coding sequence ATGAGTTTTGGAAAGATGAACACCTTCATCGATATCGTTTCAGTTGAAAACAATAAGGATAGCGAGGGGTTTGGTACAACCAGTGACACTATTGTTGCTTCGGTTCGTGCATATAAGGAAGAACGGCATGGTAATGAGAAATGGGCAAACAGGGCGGTATTTTCTGAAGCAACCGCTCTGTTTTGTTTTCGCAAGATTCCCGATATCCATGTGACCACAAAAATGGTCATTGTAGATAGCGATGGACGGTATGAGATTACTAGTGTAGAAGATGTAAAAGGCCGAGGAATGTATATTGAGGTTTTAGCAAAAAAGGTGGTGGCATCGAATGGCTAA
- a CDS encoding HK97-gp10 family putative phage morphogenesis protein: MAKVDVRMPEDFLLKVSKLAEQTDVIIPKVLEVGGEVVLAKVKDNLRSVVGKGTKYPSKSTGELVSSLGVTSAKQDRKGNYNVKVGFSEPRSDGGSNAKIANIIEYGKHGQPAKPFLKPAKSKSRKQCVEAMTAKLDEEINSL; encoded by the coding sequence ATGGCTAAAGTGGATGTAAGAATGCCCGAGGACTTTCTTCTTAAGGTATCCAAATTGGCTGAGCAAACCGATGTGATTATCCCCAAGGTGCTGGAAGTTGGTGGCGAAGTGGTGCTTGCGAAAGTTAAGGATAACCTACGCTCTGTCGTTGGAAAGGGAACAAAATACCCGTCCAAATCCACGGGAGAACTTGTATCCTCCCTTGGTGTTACTTCAGCAAAACAAGACCGTAAAGGTAATTACAATGTCAAGGTTGGATTTTCAGAACCCAGAAGCGATGGTGGTAGCAATGCCAAGATTGCTAATATCATTGAATATGGTAAGCATGGGCAGCCAGCAAAGCCATTTCTAAAACCTGCAAAATCTAAATCAAGAAAGCAGTGTGTGGAGGCAATGACTGCCAAACTGGATGAGGAGATTAACAGCCTATGA
- a CDS encoding major tail protein: MATIGLDRLYYAPITEDESGDETYGTPVMLAKAISAELSIELAEATLYADDGAAEIIKEFRNGTLSLGVDDIGRKAAESLTGATTDDNGVLISASEDGGSPVAIGFRAKKANGQYRYFWLYRVKFGVPSTNLATKGDSITFSTPTIEGTVSRRNKLDGNGNHPWKAEVNADDEGVLPATISGWYTEVYEPVFAVSGGGE, from the coding sequence ATGGCAACGATTGGACTTGACCGTCTCTATTATGCTCCCATCACAGAGGACGAAAGTGGAGACGAAACATATGGTACGCCCGTTATGTTGGCAAAGGCCATCTCTGCAGAGCTATCCATTGAGCTTGCGGAGGCCACCCTTTACGCTGATGACGGAGCGGCAGAGATTATAAAAGAATTCAGAAACGGAACACTCTCCCTTGGTGTGGATGACATTGGACGTAAAGCAGCTGAGAGTCTTACAGGAGCAACTACGGATGATAATGGGGTACTTATTTCCGCTAGTGAGGATGGAGGTAGCCCTGTTGCTATCGGCTTTCGAGCAAAAAAGGCAAATGGGCAATACCGCTATTTCTGGCTATACAGGGTAAAGTTTGGTGTTCCCTCCACCAATCTAGCTACAAAGGGAGATTCTATCACTTTTTCCACGCCAACCATTGAGGGAACTGTATCGCGCAGAAATAAATTAGATGGAAACGGCAATCATCCGTGGAAAGCGGAGGTCAATGCAGATGATGAAGGAGTTTTACCAGCTACTATCAGTGGTTGGTACACGGAAGTCTATGAACCTGTTTTTGCTGTTTCTGGTGGAGGTGAATAA
- a CDS encoding glycosyl hydrolase family 18 protein → MKDYIKGKRCMVWSFMGNARMYQALNDYGDRLDTVGIFTFEVDITGTITETGTSVSSLTPYRIKWPHIKWLLTIMNHGTESIFTALRNNEGGAKSKFLSEIVRIMNKYPWCAGVDIDLERGGGFENRTAANALFADIYTTVKNYDSSKLVNICLPGMTGVQGSVGGENWCVYADLNDYCDTAAIMSYGMAWAGSAPGPVSPRSWLEGIYNYAVTAMSPQKVYMGLPGYGWNWQIYDYPSNLGKAYRGTSNTYYAAKNWMTGVYNFTNDQPPQPFIPIIAYWDDHDKVPWALPHVYDYMEGWDAVSREPPIIDETYNRRKYLTCYGKTQKSEFGTIYVNRNGEPDSYTDGVVVGNGMITLSSSEGKSEYNFTIAQSGTYDVVVQLCFPFWDKNGITIALDGTVVSYSENRLWWPYWRKTFWAELATNVNLLAGTHSIKIEGGVVGTQFYGFRVCSNFSEYPSAGEATFCLSPRSFKDIDGNMAVPDKGFKLTTEVLRRKPDSALAWYEDFRDPIILPESYWQMLSGSWSVWQNPDDNGNRPYSQLEGSGQLAWKYDSFSDVHIRARIAFPMGSSGRAGVFCGNVFCCINIDTQQVELYQGSTLLGSYAASYSKTPDADIRTNPNMYLIEMRKRGNRVRVYSGNSNTLRFTANISSTGGYCGIQSDGQIKCELLRLGDAWTYEPYEAFDVTMPDGSLMQYGRIARSGVTWDNRFHVFTLTADVEESSTRSEDISMDYDFYHSNLLQIPCNADYTAKVIPRDINVWISRLFLGDADGFSILYYQDVDSLVYWSNEAAYRWDLRGIAIWSLGQEDMRLWEALPKQI, encoded by the coding sequence ATGAAAGATTATATTAAGGGTAAACGCTGTATGGTATGGTCCTTCATGGGCAATGCCCGGATGTATCAAGCTTTGAACGATTACGGTGACCGCTTAGATACTGTTGGTATTTTCACTTTTGAGGTAGACATCACAGGCACGATAACGGAAACAGGTACCAGCGTTTCTTCCCTTACTCCATATCGTATAAAGTGGCCACATATCAAATGGTTACTTACCATTATGAACCATGGAACAGAGAGTATCTTTACGGCTCTGCGAAATAACGAGGGCGGTGCAAAGTCAAAATTCCTCTCAGAAATAGTGCGTATTATGAACAAATACCCTTGGTGTGCAGGTGTAGATATCGATTTAGAGCGCGGTGGTGGATTTGAGAACCGTACTGCCGCAAATGCTCTATTCGCTGATATATACACGACTGTTAAAAACTACGATTCATCAAAACTAGTCAATATCTGCTTACCTGGAATGACGGGTGTGCAAGGTTCAGTTGGTGGAGAAAATTGGTGTGTTTATGCCGACCTTAACGATTATTGTGACACGGCAGCAATCATGAGTTATGGCATGGCATGGGCAGGTTCAGCTCCAGGCCCAGTATCACCAAGGAGTTGGCTTGAGGGTATTTATAACTATGCGGTTACAGCTATGTCACCACAAAAAGTATATATGGGTTTACCTGGTTACGGTTGGAATTGGCAGATTTACGATTACCCGTCCAACCTAGGTAAGGCTTATCGCGGTACATCAAACACCTACTACGCAGCTAAGAACTGGATGACTGGGGTGTATAATTTTACGAACGACCAGCCTCCGCAACCATTTATCCCAATTATTGCTTACTGGGATGATCACGATAAAGTACCATGGGCACTGCCACATGTCTACGATTATATGGAAGGTTGGGACGCAGTATCACGAGAACCTCCTATTATTGATGAAACATATAACCGCCGAAAATATCTAACTTGTTACGGGAAAACACAAAAGTCGGAGTTTGGAACTATCTATGTTAATCGAAATGGTGAACCTGACAGCTACACGGATGGTGTTGTGGTTGGTAATGGAATGATCACTCTTTCGTCAAGTGAAGGCAAATCGGAGTATAACTTTACCATTGCCCAATCAGGTACTTATGATGTAGTTGTACAGCTTTGCTTTCCGTTCTGGGATAAGAACGGTATCACAATTGCACTTGACGGTACAGTGGTTAGCTACTCAGAGAATCGTCTGTGGTGGCCATACTGGAGAAAAACTTTCTGGGCAGAACTTGCCACTAATGTAAATCTTCTGGCAGGAACACATAGCATTAAGATTGAAGGCGGTGTAGTTGGTACGCAATTCTATGGTTTCCGGGTTTGTTCTAATTTTAGCGAATATCCCTCTGCTGGAGAGGCAACTTTCTGTTTATCTCCACGAAGCTTCAAAGACATAGATGGTAACATGGCTGTTCCCGACAAAGGGTTTAAGCTTACTACAGAGGTTTTGCGCCGTAAGCCGGATTCAGCGTTAGCTTGGTATGAAGATTTTAGAGATCCCATCATCCTGCCGGAAAGCTACTGGCAGATGTTATCGGGGAGTTGGAGTGTATGGCAAAATCCCGATGACAATGGCAACCGCCCATATTCCCAGCTTGAAGGAAGCGGTCAGCTTGCTTGGAAATACGATAGCTTTAGTGATGTGCATATCCGTGCAAGAATTGCCTTTCCTATGGGTAGTAGCGGAAGAGCAGGAGTGTTTTGTGGGAATGTGTTTTGCTGTATCAACATTGACACCCAACAAGTGGAGCTCTACCAAGGCTCTACTTTACTTGGCAGTTATGCAGCAAGTTACTCTAAAACTCCGGATGCCGACATTCGCACCAATCCGAATATGTATCTTATCGAAATGAGAAAGCGTGGCAATAGGGTGCGTGTCTACTCTGGGAATTCAAACACGCTTCGCTTTACTGCAAACATCTCAAGTACGGGTGGTTATTGCGGTATTCAATCCGATGGGCAAATCAAGTGTGAACTTCTCCGCTTGGGCGATGCATGGACTTATGAGCCTTATGAAGCCTTTGATGTCACCATGCCAGACGGATCACTCATGCAGTATGGCAGGATTGCTAGGAGTGGTGTAACTTGGGATAATAGGTTTCATGTATTTACTCTTACAGCTGATGTAGAGGAATCCTCCACCAGAAGTGAGGATATTTCCATGGATTATGACTTTTATCACAGTAATCTCTTGCAGATACCATGCAATGCAGATTATACAGCGAAGGTTATACCAAGGGACATCAACGTCTGGATATCTCGGCTGTTTCTCGGTGATGCAGATGGCTTTTCAATTTTGTACTATCAAGATGTGGATTCGCTGGTCTACTGGTCAAACGAAGCGGCCTATCGCTGGGACTTACGGGGTATTGCTATCTGGTCATTGGGACAGGAAGATATGCGGCTATGGGAAGCCTTGCCAAAACAAATATAA
- a CDS encoding head-tail connector protein, whose protein sequence is MAVADNLLPKVKANLILTHDQDDSLLIGYITAAVSYAQSYQHVSEDYYETHAMPPTTEQAVIMLSSHFYESRDGSTAGFFADSIQAGQQVWNTVNLLLRIDREWGV, encoded by the coding sequence ATGGCAGTGGCAGATAATCTTTTGCCAAAAGTTAAAGCGAACTTAATTTTAACGCATGATCAAGATGATTCCCTCCTTATTGGATATATCACTGCTGCAGTCTCATATGCACAGAGCTATCAACACGTTTCAGAAGACTATTATGAAACCCATGCCATGCCTCCAACAACAGAACAAGCAGTGATTATGTTGTCGAGCCATTTCTATGAAAGTAGGGACGGCTCGACGGCCGGTTTCTTTGCTGATAGTATACAGGCGGGGCAACAAGTATGGAACACAGTGAACTTGCTTTTACGGATTGACCGAGAGTGGGGTGTTTAG